Within the Glycine soja cultivar W05 chromosome 3, ASM419377v2, whole genome shotgun sequence genome, the region tccATGAGGAAGAAATGTAGCATGACTAAATCAATATCAACACGATAATGAATCAATTTTGACTTTTGGCAGAAATATCCAGCAATAGAACACTGATTTGAACAAAGTAGTTTTCAACACAATCTAATTGAACACTAGATTCCCAAAAAAAGACATTTTCCCAATTCATAAATGCAGGGAAATAccttttgaattgtaatattgaTTCTCAATATCAACATCCTGTTCCTCTTGCTCCTCATCTGAGTACTCAAATCCATAGTCCTCCATATCAGCATCTACAGAATAACAGAAGCAAACACTTACTTGTGTCTTCAAAGTCAAATGGTAAAATGAAACCAACTATTATGAATTCGTCAAACAAGAATAACTAGCAAACTTCTTAGGCAAAGATCACCCATAAGCTAGCTTCCGGGATTATCCTTCCTTTTATAACTGGAGAGTTTCAAATCATGGAATTTGTGGTACAATATACCACCTCACAAAAATTAGGGTCGGAGGGGGGCGGGAACTAAAAGCAGGCATGTAGAACGAATTCATGTCATAAAGATTAAACAAGTTTTAAATCAGCGGGCAACTTTCCAACACCAGCCCCTCTTTTATCCAAGTTTGGAACCATCTAGACAAAGTTTAGCAACAGAGTACAACATATAGGAAAAGCCCAACCAAACCAagtgggataaggctttgtAGTTATTTCAGGCATGTTGAGGAATTAAGCACAAAAACAATAATCAATCGCATTCTCTCCAAATACAATCCACAAGAACATTAAAACATTGCAAACAACAGAAAACCCTGCTTCACTCAAAGCTTCACAGTTTTTTTGGGGGATTCTCATAAATTGCCCTCAACATTTCGATTCGTGGACGCCACCAACACAATTACGGACTCAAATACACATCCTAGGGCTACAAAGATTGTGCTCAATTGCTCTACAACGAAGTAAAAACCTCCGAAACCCCCGAAGTAGCGATCAAGATTTTTCCATGGCATAAAATCACGAACATAACCAAATCAGGAATCAAATTTCAAGTCTCTTCAAACCGAAAAAGCGAATAAATAAAGGAAGCGATTTTAGCAAGCGAAAAAATTAACTACAGGAGAAAGATTACTACGACACGAAGTGGAGAGGGGGAAATGGAGAAAAAGAACAGGTACCCGAAGCCATGTTGTATGAAATCGATTGAGTTTGAGGTCCGAGTTAGGGTTTTGAATCGGAGGCGATGAGTCCGAAACTCCGAGTTGGTATCTGAGTTGAGAGCGAGAATCCGGTGATGAAGCGTTTCAGCTTCGATTCATTGCACTACTAAGTACTAACCATTCCTTTCAAAACTCAGCAAAGCAATTTACACTGTTTGGTtggtttgtaaaaataaaaaggaaagagaaataacaaaaatataaaaagcccATTTTATAACTTCAATCATTTCAATAAAGTATATTATATTTACtggttttagttattattattatattcacctaaaaaagttattggtatcatattaatttgttaattgttGATAATGATGagtgttaatttattatattaattaattaataatataacattaatttttaatactcAAGCTGTCGTCAGAGTATCGAGACGTTGAAACCACTGCACAACTATCAAGATCCTACAAAGCATCTACACTTCCTATTAGTATGAATCTTCTTAGACTAAAGTGGTTCAATCCAACACAAAAATAACTGAATCAAACTGAAAAATGATTCTACCAGCATAAATACTTTTGCAAAATGGTTctgatttttatataaaaaaatggttcaatttttttataaaaaaaagtagttcAGTTTGATTCTTAAATAGTTgtgtttaaattagtttttgggtaaataatcattttgtaTCTCAACGTGTGTAATTCGATGATAAATACGTTActgaaatatgaaaatacaaagtttgattttcaaaattgtaaaaagtgcgacaaatatattatGTCGTTAACTTTTATCTGTAACTGTTAATAAGATAACCTAAGTAGCACaaggaattaaaaatgattgtcGTGACCATCTCTAATTATCAACATAtggacatatttgtcatataatatttttggaattttcaTCTTTCCACTTTTTGGGTATATGAAtgggtaaatagtcacttttgtccCCCTGAATGTGTAACTCAGTGCTAAATGTGtcattgaaagatgaaaatataaaatttagttcccgaaagtataaaaagtgcgacaaatatatctggTCATTAACTTCCGTCCttcaccattaataaaataatcaagattcaaatgagtgaaatatgagatatatttatcttttagggTAATTTGGAAAATTTGTAATGATTGATACATTGTTACAATGTTTTATTTCGATAAACtgatacaattttattttggataatttctattgtgacagacaaatatgattaataatcaatatcatcgttattattatgtttgttttaaattatgtttgtcaatatattttaagtgattattataATCTTCTACTTGTAACGATATAAAATGGccaaaatttatcataaaattatattttaccctaAAATGAAACAACATTTCGAGTCTAATAAGATAGTCCAATAGAAACATACTGATATTTaggtccaataaaaaattactgacattttcatctaataatgataacttattaatattttttgttcaataggtccaaaaaaaaattactaacatttccctccaataaaaaaaatattgatattttcgtccaacaaaaaattattaacatttatgTCCAAAAATAGTATCTTACTGACATTTTTGTCCAATCTAGTCAGCATGACCGTATCGGCAATCAATTCAGTAACAAATTCGTCTTTTAGTATCATGTAGGCTATTTTATTAGCAGTGACAGACAGAAGTTAACGGCTGGATatatttgttacattttttacacttttggggactaaattttataatttcatcttttagggactcatttgtcaacaaattacacattcaaagacaaaaataatcatttacccttagtttttttaatacctCTACTTTTTTTACGGTCAACTAGCAAAAATACAGTCATTATTGTGTCTgtgtctatatttttattacattatttgatttttatcacACTAAAATTGTTTGATATATTATTACACTCTTTTAATCAAATGTGGTCTAATTTTGTCATGTATTTGTATTTGTATGTTTATTGGTAtatagtttaaatttattttaaagtaatttataatGTATTAAAAGATGTTTGTTAATTAATATGTCAATGGCGGATCTGAATGAAAATGAGCACAAATATTTGAAGCAAGGTTTAAACCTTATGGATGAAAGAAATATAATAGGCaaaattgcacttttggtcCCCCACTTTTGTTCTAATTTTACATTTAGTCCCtcgataatttaattcacaaatttggttcCCCTTTTTTATAAATTCCTGCAATGTTAGTCCCCGGACGCCTCAATTGGACATTGACCGTTAACCTCAGACGTTGACTGCCACATGTCAACGTCTGAGAGGTTTCCTAAAAaggcttgcattttttttacccaGTTTATTTACGCTGAGGATAAATAGAGATTGTTGCTTGGCAAAAAACTTTCTCTGTCAACAAAATCCCATTTCTCTCTAGAGGGccctctcccccccccccccccaccccacCCCACCCAATGCGCGATGGAGTTGTTCTCGCCGAGCCACGAGCCCAATGCATTAGCACGTGCAATCGCAAATTGCTTGTAGTCGCCACCATTAATATTGTTTCCATCATCGAAAATGACATGGTTTCTGAAAAGGTCATCTTCCTTCATAGGTTTTGGAAACATTGcactcttcttcatcttctataGTGAAGCATAGCCATGGACAACACCAAAGCTTCATGCACTTGAACTTCTAGGTGCCAATCTAGCGCATTTGGAGAAGGAAATGAAGAAACCCTAATCAGCGAGAGTAGAAATAGGTTTGGGGGAAGTGAGAAAAGATGGGAAATTAAAggtagagagagaaagtgaagaGACAGGGTTGAATGGATTTGATCGGAACTTGGGAGGTGTTCTGCTGGGTTTCTTGGgatgttgttttttgtcttCCTCTGTGTGGGGTTGCTTTGTATCTGAGCAAAACGAAAAATTCATACTTTTTGTGCGcaattggataaaaaaatgcaaGTCTGTCTAGGGAACTTCTTAGACgttgacacgtgacagtcaacgTCTGAGGTTAACGATCAATATCCAATTGAGGTATCTAGGGACTAATATTACAagaatttataaaaagaaaaagaaccaaatttgtgaattaaattatcggGGGACCAAATGCGAAATTGGAGTAAAAGTGAGGGACCAAAAGTGTAATTTTGCcaacataatataatataattgagaGGAAAGATTCATCTAAAAGTAGCTAATCATATTTCTCAACAAAAATTAGGAAATATTTCACACCAATTTCATgctaaaataaatagttatttgaaatttttaaaattatatgaaaaaatagtgATACTCAAGATTTGTTTATACTTCAAGACAATATTAAGGATTTTGTAGTGTGTTAAAAATAGCTAATTAAGATTTtagaaaatcattcaaatatattggcataattaatttgatacaaaatgaatttaattttcaatttccaatttttaaaattaattttgaattttttatagagaaattttgttgataaaaaatgtaaatgttgaatataacaaattttgttttatttctctctCATGTTAATCTTAGTTACGGGtacataaattttgtaaaaaaatggataatttcacacaattaaaAACCAACAACTTTCTTCAAACAAGTAATCATTGTGAATATAAGGGATAGTTTAGTTTTAaagttacttttttcttttaagcaCTTGATTTATGGGCAACCAaactttgaataattttttttttttctaaaaacacgACCAAccacactaattaaaaaaaatacattaaattttatttataaaattaaaaaaatagtattttgttGTGTCTGTGTATGCGTTTCtattaaagagagaattaaGAAAACACAATCGTTATGGCTTGTCTATGTGtcgtatatttgttttatagtaAGAAAATAATTCGCATATTTCTTTaatacaaaatcattttaatttaattttttaaatttttttaaaattaaataaaataatccttAAAACTCATCATCCATCCGACCTAGCTTggtaattgaattaaaaattcaacCCATTTAAGTAAAGTACTCTTGAATTTTACTGTCAAACATTTATCACATTGTTGCACTCACATTCATAGCCATCTTTGAAAAATCATATTACAACGaacattaaattttatctaattttttaaatactcttacatttgataaataaaaaacttgacATCATggtttaaaaacaataataagtcTTTACCTATTAAGTGTAATTTTAATACAACTATAACAATTACAATGCAGAgaagaaattaaacaaatatcaagTTGAAGATTCCAAAAAAACAATCAAGTGAATGCTTCCATGATGCTCCTTTCACTCTTTCAATGTTCTAGTAGAGAGTGAGAGTCCTTATGACCATAATGTATGTATGCACCAAACTAAACTGTCTGGATTGAATTTCACTGTCAGATTGTTTATTTATTGGCGATAAAACAACATCTATGAACTTAAAACTAAAGCAAAAATATTGAAACTTCATGAATTAGGAAAACCTAGCCATACTCATGAAATGCATGAAAGTAGCATAAAACATGTATTATACAATAGCACaaataattaaaccaaaaaatgtTTCTTTCTTAACTTATTAGAATAGGAAAATGGTTTGCCAAAGCCAAATtgaattgttaaaaaaacaatttgattcagttaaaaaaaagttcagtttttatagttttgtttagttattaaacatttttatttggaTTAAGAAAAAAGTAACACTCTCCTAAATGACATGCATGAAAAAAGCATCACCATAAACACCACCAACCATTTTCACACCCTACCGCAAGCCTAATCATAAAGTTTTCCTTCAACTTCTAATGTTATCGACCAAATTTAATTCATAGCTAGGCAACCATCAATCAAgatgagtcttgaatcttgaaaccaAAATCAAGGTTATACAAACAAATGATAAGATAAAGAAGAACAATAAGAACACTAAGGCATGAGAAGTCCATTGAAAATGTCAATTTTGAAGGATTTATATAGAAATATCAATTTGAAATAAGAACCTTTGCTTTATTTTATGTCATAGTAAGAAGGAAATGTTTTTTGATGGGTCCACCTAAATTTAGGCATCCTTATTCCTATTTCATTTCAATCAAATAATTTGTCTCCTTCTcaattcatttttccttttttatttttttgatattaAGGATGACAAAACACCTAAACCATACTAAACACAAATTCTATGGGATGTGGTTAAACCCATAACATccttcaaaagaaaaaacaaagagcCAACAGGTGGGCTATCTAAAAAATATGCAAATCAAATCATAGTCATGAGCTAAGCTTGCTAAACAATCAACTAACACATTCTCATCTGTATAAACATGAGAGATTTGAACTTGCCAATCTTTTTGGATCCACCACTTAATAACTTCAACTATAGACCTGAAAGGGTGTCCATGATGCACTCCTTGCAAGACAAAGTTCATAGCCATTCTTGAATCACAATCTACATAAATGTATTAATATGCATAAACCAGGCTACCTGAAGAGCAATTGGGACACCCCAAAGTTTTGTCATTAGCACACTAAAGGACCTAAGGTTCCTAACAAAACATGTGAACCATGTCCCATTTGACATTCTAAAAGCATCAACATATGTTGTTTGTTGGTTAGGACTTCTAACTGATGCATTTGTATTCATCTTAGTCCAACCAGACTTAGGAGGAACTTAAGCCAAGGGCGTCAATTGTTTACTACCTGTGACCCCTCCTGAAAACATGCCCTTGCTCGAATATCACGAGCTATAAAGAGTCCCCACCAAAATCATTCTCAGAATAACACATGTTTATTATGAGAAAACCAAATGAGATGAACTCCCATAGAAAAATAGTCTTCCAAATAGCTCCCTCATTAATATCAATCTTAGATTTCAGGTTTTGCAAAAACCAATCCAACACATCCATGTCAAAGAAGTTGTTATCGACATCAGGAAAAAGTTTGAACCAAATGACTTGGACCTTTTCACAGCCTCACAACAAATATAGAATGGATTCATCTTCATAGGACAAAGAAGACATAAAGAGTTGTTACCAAACTCGCTTTGTTGCTTAACCCGCTTCCCCATTGAAACACATTAATCACAACTCCTTTACGCACATCTTTCCAAATGAAACAATGGTCATGAGGTTGAATATCCAGGGACCAAACGTGCTTCCAAATACCACTTACCCCATGAACTTCCTCACCTTTAAGCAAAAAATAAGTAAACTTTGTAGTAAATCCACCATCTAGTGTATTTGCTCAACTAATGTGATCCTCCCCAATGTCTCGTGAGGTGAAACACAACCAACAATCTTTGCCAACAACCAAACAGGGATAAAATGCTGGAAATGAGAAATATCCTAAAACCCTCTATTTTGATGTAATcacttataaataaatttacttcACTATAAGAAGGGTTCtgaataagaaatttaaaaataataagaccAAATGACAATCATCTGTCTTTCCAAAACCTAATCCTTTTCCCATTTCCATCAACTCACCTACATCCCAAAAGAACAAAATTCCAGACTAAGAAAATTTCTCGTCAAACATCTGAACAATTATTCATACGTCTAATAGAAGGTAAAGAATGATCATCACaattatatttacttttaaaactCAAACCCACAAAGCATCATGATCAATCACCAAATCCCAAGTCTATTTCATAACAAGAGCACAATTAAAAAGTTTTAGATCATGAAATCCCAAACCATCAACATCCTTCTCATGACAAAATGTATTCTAACCAATCGAGTGACATCTCAGATGATTCGAAGACTTATCCCACACAAAAACTCCTATTCAGGCCCTCTAGTTTATTACAATCCTGATTTAGGAGAAGAACCATTTGCATGATATACGTCGGAAGAGCAACAATAATCGCTTTGGCTAAGGTACATCTCTTTGTAAAAGAAAGGTTATTTGTCTTCCAAGAGCTTTGAATTCATGGAGTTGTGGGGGTGGTTGGGGAGacaaaaaagaggaaaacaagaaaaagagaaaaaagaatgacTTGTCGTCGTCAAAAATCATCTTCAGAGGCACTGTTCGATGGTCCAAAGAGGTGTCTTTGATGCAAGTAGTTGagagataattatttaacaaGAAAGATAAGgataaatcaagaaaaagagaaaagaaactaaaaaataaaaaagtaaaaaactcaaatgttacttaaaaaaattaaaatatgtaatggtaaaaaaatagtGTGAGAGACATGCTAAACTCTGTCCACTCTAACTAATGccacaaacaaaacaaatcaCAATCCACCGctatttcctcttttttttttcccaatgGACGGCCACTCCTCTTATTTTAACCGTAGGGGGTCCAATTATTCGTCTAAGAAAGCAACCCTTGTCATTGACTCTTTCTCCCTTTGGAAcctaaaagataaaaagctaaccaaaaaaattcacaacaaagaacaaaacGTCGCTTTCATTCCCGTCACCTCTCTCTCAATTGCACTAAAGTGCTAAACTAATCCTTTCGTAATTTCcacttttattaaatataataataacaccccggaaaaagaaaaagaaaaacaggaGTCGCTGACACTGAGACCCTATgtccccaattaaaaaaaacaacaccaaGGAATTTGTTTATTAACAAGATCAAGAGAATGGAAATTATTATTACTACCCCATGCATTTatactttaataaattattattactacaCAATGAGTTTGTGAGGGGAAGattgtttatttgatttatgtAAAATACACTTTTAggaatgaataataaatttgaaatttaaattcaaaaaccaaaatttatagGAATAGCTAGAGTATAATTGAAATTGGAGgatataaaagtttaaaatcttaacttaataataataataataatactaataaaataagattaaattatttatttgattccatAATTTTACGATTCGTATCTTTCAAttcttatagtttgaaagtaatatttttttagtttttatattttatattttaattctcttttagtttttatagtttaaaaattatctttttaagccttataatttatattttaattctcttttagtttctatagtttgaaaataatttgtttagtcTATTTAGTTTGTATACCTTTTagtctttattataaaaaatatatataaaaataattagttacatattaattataaattatcaactatttatttattataaattatcttacgataaattagttacgaattatttgttaatatttttgtaattgataatattactcatactTTGATGACAAAgactaaaatagaattaaaatataaaatatagattaaaaaaatactttcaaattatagaaacttaaaaaaataataagaataaaaaaattactttcaattacagaaactaaaaaagaattaaaatagtataagaattaaaatttaaaattataaaaactaaatgataaaattataaacacctgtaattaaactataaaataataataaacacccACCAATGGGTAATGCCCTGTTGTATTGTAGTAGTATTGTACTGTACAGTTCACACAGCACAAAACTAACACACGCATGAGCAAActgaaaaagtgaaaaaaaaaagctcaaaTATCTTTACCAATAGGCGACATAACTTTGTGTAACGATAACAAAATAGCAccgtttgtttgtgtttttgccATGGTTCCCAAAACTGTAGCGAAAACCATCACAACCTGGTGGTGGATCGGTTCGATCTGCGTCTTCCTCTGCTAAACTGCGTACTTCATAACCCCCCAaaagagaattttttaaaaaaaatttggagagaaaaaaacaaagaggTGAAGATCTGAAGGCTTTGTTGTACCCGCTTATAACACTGAAAAATGCAAGGTATCATTCTTcatcttcctttttttgtttttctgaacCCTAAATTCTCTCTCCTTTGACTCTGCTTTGACTAGAATTCATTTACTCTTTGCTGGGATTGACTCCGCTCACTTtgcattattttctctttcttgtttgttatatttctttttcaattctgttttttttttttcgtttttgtgtgtgtatttgTTTGAATTGTGCTTGTGGTTGCATTCTTCGATTAGAAACTTTTGTGGGCGTGGGGAGGTTTTGCTTTGAGAAATTGATGATGCAATTCAACAAAGGACTTTAGGGTGTTTCTGTTATTTTGCTTAAGTTGTGGAATTGGTCACACTGTATTGTTCTTCTCAAAGGTCCTGGTTGGATAAGTTTCTCTATATTCACccgcaagagaaaaaaaaattagaaggaaaaatgaaataaactttcTCCCATAGTCTAAAATTAGCTATGCATATGTTAAAATCAGccttttggctccaaaatttagCTTCTCCAATAAGCTTATTTTAACTTGCACACAAGCTATTTTTTGCTTGTGGAAaaagcttatttcatttttttcttcttttataagtgTTTTTGGAGAAACTTATCCAAACAGGGTCTTGTTGGTGGATATGGTTCATTAGTTCTTCACACACAATATGAATGGTTGCCTCTTGAGAGCCATGTGGACTTTAAGCTTATATTGATGCATTAGGCTTTTGGGAAAGACCAAGCTGTGGTCATCTAATTCAACTGcagataattaaatttaaattagtaaTGCTAGGACCTCAGTTTTGTATACCTTAATTTGACTGAACATAAAGGCTATGAAATTTCCTTATTATCGAGGGATGTTGGTAATTGTATTTCAGCTGGAACTGTGGGAccacattattttttaacttctgACTTAAAGGAAATTCACATTAGATAAGCTGATATGTTAAATCTGACCATATAATGAAAGGGGTATTATTTGTCAAGCTTACCTGTCAAAAAAGGAAGTGGTGTTGTTTTAAATCACACCCCTGCCCCCCAAAAAAAACCcatccactttttttttaaatttttttttttgagagggaaCAGCTATTAAAATGGAATCTTCCAGAAGGAGCCTCTCCAGGATGGATTTGTTatgtttgattgttttgatGTCACTTTACTAAATGATATAGTGGTTGTGGGCTTCCACATCTAGTTATAAGTGAATATGCCACATTTTTCAGTTTTCTATATTGAATTTCTACTGTCAGTTTATGCATTACTTTTTTATCTCTGAAATTTTGGATCACTTGAGAACTATTGCTATCTTTTCAACTTAAACTAATGAAGGCCTGATTTTACTATCTTCACATAAAAATGAACTATAAATAGTAATACTAATGAACTTGGATACTTGAATACTTGTCTACAGGTAGATCCCCAGACCAGGAATCAGTAGGGTCTGGGACAAAGAGGTCCAGTGTATCATCGGGGGGTAGGCCTCGAAATCAGAAGGAGTTCTTctataaatttgttgaaagtgACAGCCTGACTGCAAAACTTGTAGATTGGTTTGAATCTGTAACAGAAAAAAGTGAATTGAAACAGCAGGCATTTGATGTTCCATTTGAGTTGATTGAACTTCAAAAATTTGATTATGCATTGGAAGGAATTTCATTTCAGCAGCTAACACGAATGCCCAATGCTGTTCATGCTTCTACATCTGATGCTGTAGAAGCAACAGCTTATCTTGCTATTGAAGATTTTCTACATGCAAGTATAAAAGGCTTGTGGGAGGCATTTTGGAGTCAAGATGAGCCCATGCCTTTTTCTGTGGATTGTCTGTATAATGCCAACATGAAGTTTTATCAGGCTGAAAAGGCAATTGCAAATGGAAGGCTTGGAGGTCTTTGTGGCACTGGTATATTGCTGAATAATCCTAGACATCCTCATGGAAAATGGGATCATGTCCTTGAATTGGCACTGCTAAGGCCTGATATTGGAGGCCATGCTGTTGGCAGTGACCGCCAGCCTTCTCCATCAGTTCTTGGAGAAGCTCTATTTTATGCTCTTCGAATGCTATTGGCAAGGAGTTTAAGTAGACTGAGTTTCTTTCCAGATCCAAGCACAGTGTTTGTTCTTCTTGTTGATTCTCAATACGGGGGTGTTGTAAAGGTTGAAGGAGATGTAAATAAGCTCAATTTTGATATGAAAAATGTTTATGAATGTGCTGCTGAATGGGTAAAAAATCATTCTAGAATTTCTGTTTCTCCAATTGATAGGATCTGGAACAAACTTGGAAATGCAAACTGGGGAGATATCGGTGCTCTTCAGGTGCTATTTGCAACCTTCCACTGTATTGTGCAATATGCTGGAATGCCCAAGCACTCTGTCGAGGATTTAGCTGCTGACCATAGTTCACGCCTCCAAACAAGAAGAGTTGAGAGGCAGTTAGGAGATACAGGTGTAAATGGAAATGGCCTATTTCGATACCAGCAACGTAGTGTTTCCCCTGAAATTGTTGAAGTTCAGGATGATTCTGTCAAAGTTGATTCCAAAGAGTCAATGATAACAGAAGGAACCATATTATGGCTGGAGGATTCAGATTGGCAAAAGGGTTATCAGATAAAAGAGGTAATCAACACTAGTGAATTGACATACTTCATTGCATCTCATGTTGAAGACCCAGGACAAAATCTGTTCCTATACGTGGGTTCTCATCCGTCCCAGCTGGAACCAGCATGGGAAGATATGAATTTATGGTATCAAGTTCAGAGGCAGACCAAAGTATTGACTATAATGAAGCAGAAAGGTCTATCAAGCAAATATCTGCCTCAATTGAGTGCCTCTGGTAGGATCATACACCCAGGCCATTGTCGCCGGCCCAGCTCTGGTGGAAATTGTGATCACCCTTGGTGTGGGACCCCTATTCTTGTGACCAGTCCAGTTGGTGAAACAGTAGCTGAAATGGTACGCACAGGGCAATTTGGTTCAGATGAAGCTATCAGATGTTGCCATGATTGCTTATCAGCGCTTTCAACTGTTGCTTCTGCTGGAATTCGGCATGGAGACATCAGGCCAGAGAATGTGATCTGTGTAAAGTCTGGTGTGAGGCACCCTTATTTTGTTCTAATTGGATGGGGCCATGCCATTCTTGAAGATAGGGATCGCCCTGCCATGAATCTTCATTTCTCATCTACTTATGCACTTCAGGAAGGAAAGCTATGCTCCGCTTCAGATGCGGAAAGCCTAGTTTATATGCTTTATTATTCATGTGGTGGAGTTTTCCCTGATCTAGATTCAGTAGAGGGAGCGCTACAGTGGAGAGAGACATCTTGGTCAAGGAGATTAATTCAGCAGAAGCTTGGTGATATCTCCACTGTGCTGAAAGCTTTTGCTGATTATGTTGACAGTCTCTGTGGGACACCATATCCCATGGACTATGACATATGGCTGAGAAGGTTGAGGCGAAATATTCGCGAAGATGATCATGGAAAGGAAATCGATGGAACGGGCTAGGCTTTTAAACTGGGTACAATTTCAGAAATGAAAACTCTT harbors:
- the LOC114405697 gene encoding uncharacterized protein LOC114405697 yields the protein MQGRSPDQESVGSGTKRSSVSSGGRPRNQKEFFYKFVESDSLTAKLVDWFESVTEKSELKQQAFDVPFELIELQKFDYALEGISFQQLTRMPNAVHASTSDAVEATAYLAIEDFLHASIKGLWEAFWSQDEPMPFSVDCLYNANMKFYQAEKAIANGRLGGLCGTGILLNNPRHPHGKWDHVLELALLRPDIGGHAVGSDRQPSPSVLGEALFYALRMLLARSLSRLSFFPDPSTVFVLLVDSQYGGVVKVEGDVNKLNFDMKNVYECAAEWVKNHSRISVSPIDRIWNKLGNANWGDIGALQVLFATFHCIVQYAGMPKHSVEDLAADHSSRLQTRRVERQLGDTGVNGNGLFRYQQRSVSPEIVEVQDDSVKVDSKESMITEGTILWLEDSDWQKGYQIKEVINTSELTYFIASHVEDPGQNLFLYVGSHPSQLEPAWEDMNLWYQVQRQTKVLTIMKQKGLSSKYLPQLSASGRIIHPGHCRRPSSGGNCDHPWCGTPILVTSPVGETVAEMVRTGQFGSDEAIRCCHDCLSALSTVASAGIRHGDIRPENVICVKSGVRHPYFVLIGWGHAILEDRDRPAMNLHFSSTYALQEGKLCSASDAESLVYMLYYSCGGVFPDLDSVEGALQWRETSWSRRLIQQKLGDISTVLKAFADYVDSLCGTPYPMDYDIWLRRLRRNIREDDHGKEIDGTG